A part of Anaerolineae bacterium genomic DNA contains:
- a CDS encoding glycerol-3-phosphate acyltransferase → MLEGILWVVFSYLLGSVPFAFIIGKLRGVDLRKVGTRNVGGSNLWHSVGKLEGAIAAFLDIGKGAAAVWLSQKLGFPPYIQAASAVAVVAGHDWPVFLGFQGGRGMGPALGAMLLLVPKAMGLSLVFYALGFFARALGLGVAVGVLALPFFAWLQDYPFPHVAAAAVMFIFMVIRRLTGIGVLEEIKASPHKRKLIAYRVLFDNNYGWGRPR, encoded by the coding sequence ATGCTTGAGGGCATCTTGTGGGTGGTTTTTTCTTACCTTTTGGGCTCTGTACCCTTTGCTTTCATCATTGGGAAGCTCAGAGGAGTTGATCTCCGTAAAGTGGGGACCCGGAATGTAGGGGGAAGCAACCTCTGGCATTCTGTAGGGAAGCTGGAAGGGGCAATTGCGGCTTTTCTGGACATTGGTAAAGGGGCTGCGGCGGTATGGCTCTCTCAAAAACTGGGTTTTCCTCCTTACATTCAAGCTGCAAGTGCGGTGGCAGTGGTAGCAGGGCATGACTGGCCGGTTTTCCTGGGGTTCCAGGGTGGAAGAGGGATGGGCCCGGCCCTTGGGGCGATGCTTTTACTCGTTCCTAAGGCTATGGGGCTCTCTCTCGTATTTTATGCCCTCGGTTTTTTCGCCAGGGCTTTAGGGTTAGGAGTAGCTGTAGGAGTGTTAGCTTTACCTTTCTTCGCCTGGCTCCAGGATTATCCCTTCCCCCATGTAGCGGCCGCAGCCGTAATGTTTATCTTCATGGTTATTAGGCGCTTAACAGGAATAGGGGTTCTAGAAGAGATAAAAGCGTCGCCTCACAAAAGAAAGCTGATCGCTTACAGGGTCCTTTTTGACAACAATTACGGATGGGGTAGACCCCGCTAA
- a CDS encoding PaaI family thioesterase, whose amino-acid sequence MEIESLGFEVLPDYDKCFGCGKSNPIGLKLRFKNEEGTARCEFIPGPEHQGWPGVVHGGILSTVLDEALGWAALFHGKKTVTGKLEIRFRKPAKIKEPLHIESKITRDRGRFLIAEASAKDCEGNVIAEAIGTMFVIP is encoded by the coding sequence ATGGAGATTGAAAGCCTGGGCTTTGAAGTTTTACCTGATTACGATAAATGCTTTGGCTGTGGGAAAAGTAATCCTATAGGCCTCAAATTAAGGTTCAAAAACGAGGAAGGGACTGCGCGCTGCGAGTTTATCCCAGGACCTGAACACCAGGGCTGGCCAGGGGTTGTTCACGGAGGAATTTTAAGCACTGTTCTTGATGAAGCCTTAGGGTGGGCGGCGCTTTTCCATGGTAAAAAGACGGTTACCGGAAAGCTAGAAATTCGTTTCCGCAAGCCCGCCAAGATAAAAGAACCTCTTCATATAGAGAGCAAAATTACGCGCGATCGTGGGCGGTTCCTGATAGCTGAGGCCAGCGCCAAGGATTGCGAAGGCAACGTCATAGCCGAGGCAATCGGCACCATGTTTGTAATCCCCTAA